From Lucilia cuprina isolate Lc7/37 chromosome 4, ASM2204524v1, whole genome shotgun sequence:
ATGTGTAATATTCTATATGGGAgacatttttgtactttttaattgtattttgattgggtagcgaagcacccaggttttgcagctttttgtcgagatacgggtatattaagcataattatgaacttaaaagccctattcggcgggttggtatactttaaggtgggtataggaccaatattattgtgcgatacaaacatcagcacaaacccattaTACCTTCCCCACtcaagtggtgtagggtataaatacaatCTTTATATGAACGAGTAGAGTAGTTCAAAACACTATAATTACATTTTCTAACGAAAATCGGGGTAATGGGGGCTTAGGTCGATCTCCAAAGACTTTGAAAGAGTCATTAACTaactgattttctttaaattggaAAAAGGCGAATGTCGAACTGCTATACGTTAACACCTGCCCTGTTGTCCAGTGATCTTTTTCAAACACTGCATGAGCTTCTTTGACAATTTAACATCGTCCTATTGtgtaaaaacattatttcatttacaaCCACGTCGGTAGACCAAAACACGAATTCgtcaaataaatgaatgaagttgttcttactcacagagaaaATACTGTcgtataaatttagttttctcgAAACATATTTGGAcaacaaagaaaaattcaatggttGAATTCATCACATTTTACCTCATAGAGAACAACATTCGAAATACTCATTCTATAGCTCCGTATTTCTAACGCTTAGTCCCAAAGTCACACCTATGTGTGGTATCTGTAGTCTCTGCAACAGTAAAGAACATTCCCGAATTATAAATTCCACCGTGCATCAGTCTTCTAAATCTTCCCACGAATTTTGGTCTAAATCACACCTACTATGTGGGTAAGCTTTTTGTATTATGCTTTTTTATGCAGTAGTTATAACATAATTCTCTAATTTCTtctatttcctttaaatatattttttttatttaaacctaACCGCATTTTGTATTTATCTTAAATTCTAGAATTTTTTCAAGATAAATTCGAAATTAGCATttagatataaatatatatttaacaacaagaaaactcgtaaaaatacttttttttatgtACTTAAATATCCTTTGGTTGCTgtacagtataaaataaaacgagtggatatttttaacattaatttgatTTCATTCATGTTATCTTCTTTCTATTTGAGTAACtcaacacatttatttaaaatgttaattttattaaatgcgAATATTGTGATGGTTAAGACGACTACAGTAAGTAGTCGTAATTTGGAAATAATTCTAAGATTTACTATATAGATCTGGAATCTATTCTTTAAGAAACGCgaagaaataaaagttttaaattttatacacttgCAGGGGACTAACTATTAGTTCCACATTTTGAAATCTCCAAACTTATTATTGGGTCAGTCGAAACTACTTTTTTCAACCATCGAAAAACATCCATATTGgtccatttttcttttttataatttattatttttatagttttttattatatgtaagaaacttcttttattttgtttcaaatatgaatagaaatttttaatgtttcttgATTGTTTGGTTTATTGGATGTTTCTGAAgctaaagtatttattttgtatattttacatgaaaaactttttaaattatttaaatcactATAGTGCTATACAATATTACATATGTACACTAGGGTTATAATAGTGTtctaataaagaaaatgtttttatcagGCAATTTTGATGCAAAAACCTTTTGCTGTAAATCGACTTTCTAAAAccattcaaaaacaaatttaaataaatttttaattgaaatggcTGAACCCGCTCTTGTGGTAAAAAGTGGAGTAGAGTGATTCAAAATggttcaaatttaattttcaaatggaaATATCTCCCTATTTATAAAAGAGACTTGATAACAATCTAATCCTAATGTTATTTagagcgggtttcttactcctcagttaagcttaacttgctgttagattaaactcggaacactcaaacacataaacaataaacagccgttttttttgcaaacaatacttttgtaaaatggaaaatttttggaaaaatgttaaataaatatttaaaacaataattagtaaaacaaaacaaatcagaaaattgcaatttacttaaagtattaagttttttttcttccgaattcattgttttattgttttcgttaattgtgttttttcacttataacttgagtttaattggccaattacactcagttaaactacgATAATAAGTAGCTTTACtgaccaggtttaaccaaagaatgaagattatttttatcagaaaaactcgcccccTTAGTGTGCTGATTCCGAATATGGAAATATATGCCTCTAGACATATACTTAATGTTATGGAAATGCGATAGGATCATGTTTCGCTGGTGACACCACCGCTCTCATTTAATGAAacttagaaaaaatacataataaagtCCTGTTTGTATATTGAGatcagaaaaatttaaattaacccttaaacgtaaatatatatattttttgcatgcATGTTTTTTTGTGGTGcatcgtatggactcatggataattTATCAACAcgttatatacaaatttaagaattttgtgatcgatttgttagagcatatttttgcataatttacaCATAAAAGCATAATTTAGCATGATTTGACCTTTTTAGCATAtgttcgagtttttagagcatattttactcttttagtacatattttgatgttttttgctttaatttttcatatttgtatatttaaacattttttttcaaaatttgttcttaattttttttatcaaaaaaaaaataataattttagttctttttaatttcttttaattttttattttggtttaaaaaactTGAACAGGAAAAATACAGTAGTCTCATGAAACCGATTACTTTCGATTCTATGAGACCAATCATTTTTAATcgtttaaaaaactattaataataaTGGCCGACCATACGATACCGTGCAACAGTCTGTACGtttaaaatgtgtattattttttaaataataaagcatttaattagttttttccTTAATTCCGCAATATTTTCACTTATTGTTGTCAAAACaagagattttctaaaagaggtcTCATAGGGGAGTAGAGATAAATATTGATGGTAAACAAAATCGCTATTATGATTTCTGGGTTCTtcctaagacgatctagccatgcccgtccgtctgtctgttgtagACAATATAGCGCCTAAGAAAATCGTTTTGCAAAATTTGGCCgatatagaaaattctcttttttcgGATTTAGAAATACaatgataataatgaaattCCCAATAAGGAAGTTTTAtggtaacaaaaattaaaaacttttacgaGGATCGAACCATAATAATTGACCCTGTCTCCCATATAAGgtaccttaagaaaattacattaacactCATAACTGATTTGCTTGAAAGTTCGCTTGAAAATTctgaaattgattttaacaaacatatggACATAATACTATTAAATTAATCATAACTTCCATAATTTCCATTAACTCTAAACACGTatgtataattttcttaagatttatttaaagttttcttttaaaaatatatataaataaatatttttttgtgaacatgaaataaatatagtaCAAAAAGATAATCAATAatgcattaacaaaaaaattataacaattaaattaaatataaaaataatatatctgAAAGAATGGCCATTTTACAAGAGGTAAAATTTCcgctaaaagaaattttctctcTTCTATATTTCTAACTCTTCTGAGTACTTTCAATATCTTTGCCAGTATTTCTGCCATAATAACCAGAATAAGCAGCATCATGGGCAGATGTTTCACCAAAACTAACCGAATTACCAGCAGCAGCGTAATTCTTGCTATAGTAATCACCATAGGGTTTAGAGAAATGTggatctggtctatagtattgagCATTGCCAGCACCACCATCGTAATGTTCATGATGATGATAGTACGTAGCTGAACCTACACCTTGTGGTGAGTATTCGGGAAATGTAGTTTTGCTGCCAAACAAACCAGAGAATAAACCACCGCCAGCATTGTAACCACCAGGTCCACCTTGGGGACGACACAATTTGAAGTAGGCAAATAGACCGGGTAAGATGATGGCAGCCAAACCGAGAATCTTCTTGAGACCAGCAATACCCAAGATGAAAGGCAAGaataataacaatttcaatttgaaaattttcaataccaacaaCAAAGGAATGATCATTTTCTTCAACTTTTTACGTTCTGGaaagatttgtttaaaaggaaaattactCTGAAATTTTCTTGGAATAATTTAAGCATTTAAACTTACTTATGATGGGAGCATGTTTATCCTCAATGATGTCCAATTCACTGTCGATATCATTTCCAATAAAACGAGCATCGTAACGTCCTGCTTCAGTGAATTCTTCTGGTACATCAATTTCCAAAGCTGTGGATTTAATGAATCTGCAAAAGTATAAGAAAAGAATTAGGTTTAGAAAATCTATTTCTATTAATTAACCTTTCACTAGACTAAGggcctcattttataaaacgaaacgacaaacgttcaaaaaaaattgtatggaaaaaattaagggcctcattttataaaacgaaacgacaaacgttcaaaaaaatttgtatggaaaaaattaaaattttcaaaaatttcccagtattcttcatacaaattatttacgttaacgaaagtttcgttttataaaatgaggggaTAAACCAATTTTTCcttgagaaaatttaaatttcaaatacataaaattttttttaagtttttttttttttttttttttttaataagtttcatCTTTcatctttttgactttttctttatattatgaCTTAGCTACACGATATTTGGTGCTAAGTCCATCAACAGATCGTTTATTTTCGTGCAGATCACCAATGTTTTCCAGCACCATAAACTACTCTAAACCAATTTTGTCACACAGATTCATTAAAGTGTATTGAAGAGCGAGAAAACATTGATGATCCACATGAAAATAATGTTACgatctatatgtatataaacttcAAATGACTTTTAGGAAATTTGTTCCAAATCTGGTTCCAGTAAGACAACTCGGTTTTAATAGTGTTACTTAATCTTTAAGATCTAAAAATCTTACAAATTCctttgaaaattaacaaaaaaaaaatacttaaaagacATAAATCGAATAAAAtcgtaaatatttcaaaaatatttaagaatctgaagtgttAAAATCcgaattttcttttcatagtcGAGTTAAAAGACATCGAGAATGACTACAACAATTTCACATACCTTTCAGCTCTTCTTAAAGCATATTTCACCAATTGATCCCAATCACTATCCTCATTACGTGGTTCTTCTGAATATTCAAAAGGTTCTTGTAACAAAGAACGCTGTTGTGTCTCAGGCATACGAACAACACGAGCAAAATCAGATAATCTAAGAGAAAAAAggcataaatttattaatagaatttccttttgaaaaattctctaaaacTTACGCATATTGTTCGCGATAGAAGATTTCATCGAAACTATTCAATGCTTGTGTCTTGAAACATTCAGATAAATCGCCACTTAAACAATTTGAATTGGAACGAGCCAAATAAGGATCACTTTCACCGCCACCTAAACCAAATATGCTGAGTATGGAAGAACGGCCACGTTCTTCACCAACTCCTGCCTGTTGTTGCTGTGGCTGTTGagcaaattgttgttgttgctgtggctGTTGaacatattgttgttgctgttgttgattaggaaatatttgctgtacatgttgttgctgttgcggCAATATCTGTTGCTGTTGAGGTACTGAGTTTGACTGTTGATCCGGTAGACGTAAACCTTCTGCTGAGGCTATTGCTATTAAATTGCCGGCACTATAGATCAATGTCGTTGTTAGTAGTAGTATAAATCCCAGTGAATTAATTCTCAATTCCATCTCTAAaagaaagtgaaaataaaaaataagaaaatccaTTAATAATCTGTAAATAACAtgtaaataaattcattaataattCACACATTTTGTGGACTTTTGGAGTTTTGTACGCCTAACTAAGTagtcatttttaatttattacttttaatctCTAAAAATCTTTCTCTATTTTGTAGTTTCTATCTTTCTAAGTGTTTAAAAGCggttttatttaatgtattaaaaagttgttttttaacgatttaaatttttaaaattttttaaaaactttcccgacaaactttttcttttctttaaagatACAGGCCAGCAGACATACATACGTTTtggattatttattttttacaatttttataatgtatgcataaatttaattgatttctaataaaagtttaataacaTTCAGTGACTTTGGCTTCAAGGTAGatgaaaataaagcaaaaaccGGTGTTTTGGTTTATTAGCTGGAAGTTTGGCTGGCTGACAGGGTGTGCAGTTGTAAACGATTGGCTTTGTTTGTTGGTTGCTTTGGCTTGCTAGTTCACTGACTGGCTggatgtatatttaaaatgaaaacaaatcttTATTGCTTTGGATACGTCTGGTTTTCACTttgatcaaaataaaataaattaaaaaattaaactttttactttttgcctaaaaattatagaaattcgAGATAAAACagatgtaaatattttcaagttataAACCGTAtacgaatataaaaaaaatactacgaATGTTGTTGGTGTCTGATGCTATTAAGCAACAGTAGGGTAGGGATTTTTGACGGTATATTTAGTAAGTTGTAGAGTATGTTAAACTCAATGCCAATTTGTCTTTTAATATTATGACACACCAtaaaatttcatcatattaaTTGACTAGTTgagaaacaaatttcaaaatttaaagtcGAATGTTATTACTATTTCGTCATCATTTTGGATTTCAAATTCCAAATACAGCTTTTTCGTTAAGATTACTCTAGTGATCTGAAGAAACTAAATTAGCCTGATGGATGTAATTACCTGAcattaaagtataaaagtaaAGTATAAAACACTTTAACATCTTTCACTAATCCTTTTGACAACTACTGTTGTAATTTTGACAACACATTGTTGTTATTTCGATTACGCTTTGTGTCGCTTTGGCAATACATCGGTTTGACTTCGACAAGTAATAACTTGTATTTCGACAAACGGAAATAttgttgtcattattattttttgttaatttgataACGtcgtatttttattgttttgtttttgatttgagAACTATCCATATATACTTTCACAActaatgttattgaaaaattataaacactttgatgTCATTTTGGTACCAGGCATTTACAATTTAGAACGTTCTCTATGTAGTTTGATGAGGAATTGCTTAAAGATGGCTGTGCAAAcagaaattgttattttaaaagagtAAGCAACATAGAATTTTAAAGCTCTTTGAAAACTTTATCGCGAATATTCCCAGAACTCTATAAAGAATtcttaaatgttaaacaaagtACCAACCTAGTCGACCATAACTCTGataattttctcttatttttttaaatttcagttttcaaaacaaaataaattgtacactaagaaaataataaaaaaaaacgttgacAACAagcttttacaacaaaaaaaacttacatacaaTTCAATGAgtatagagattttttttattatttcgtaGTTGTATTTAATGACACACCTGACACACTTTCTTTCACTCTCTGCCATATAAACAAGATCGATCATAAATAAGCCAAACAACTCCaactatatttttctttattttatttattatttgtttaaatggacacgaataaaaataaccaaaaccgAAAACAAATCAATTGGACTTTTTAATAGTGATCGTTAAGCTTGCAATCAATGCCACTGGCCGTACAGCATCCCAAGCTATTGATCATTTgctttttcaaaacatttgttttaacgGTGAATTTCTATTTCGaagtaattgttattttaagaaaattgcttttgaagtttatttattttttttttttccaaaacaattttgtaatttttcaaaagacTTACATACATGCACTcgcaaaacttttaatattgaaaacacttttaacactttaaatgatcgttaaaatttaattgtatgttttgaaatatttcttgttACTGAGATTTTCTTGGtataatttcgaaattatttaCATTCAATATCAACGATATTGAAAAAAACGTTTTGTGTATGAGATGTGAGAGAATTTCACTTTAGCAATGTTGATGTCTGACTAAAATGAAAAAGATTATTTCACCATTTACTAGATTTTCTGCCATTTGTTGCTGTTTACTGAGATATACTGCAATAAGAGTGAAGGGAGCAAATGATGGAGACATTTCTGTACCAGCAACAGTATTTTGCTTTTACTGTTTCTTATAACTGCTGGTGCTTCTGCatcatttgtaaaacaaaattgctTAATGGTTTTTTACTTGagtatttaaagttgtttataaATAGTTCATGAATTTTTCTGTTTACTTTAGTTGAATGCATTTGTTTTGGTCTGTTTGGATTATGTGCATGTAACCAGAACCAAGTTGAGTCCAGTTATAGAGGATttaatgctgttgttgttgatgtagtTAAAGATTATGCActcaatttttaagaaatttactaATTATACAAGCATAATATAATGTTTTAAGTTTTAGCAcggaacatacatacatacaaaaatatttatttatcttaaattattatgaaaCTTTTATTTTGCTTGAAAACGcaagatatttttctataatttctttttaacgtTTTACCAAcagtaaaatatgtttatagagGGCTAGAGAGATTGATTTATCACAGCCGCGGACTCAGCTAGAATgttggggggggggggggggggggggaggTGGTTAGGttgtacttttgttttttttcacttattttctttatccttttttctcatttgtttattttggtttttctaTCTAAATTAGTTCATATAttgttttttctcaaaaacttgGTAATATATTATAAGTAATATACTTTGAAACATGAAGTTGTGATAcacgattgtcagatcttacaacgttgacagCAAAATATTCAGGAAATTTCTAACAATCGTGTGAACTTGCAATTTGttgtaatacaatttttttttatttaattttgtagaaattaatttttttttattttaaatataaatatttatttttttaaaaatcttatttttttatttaaattaaattatgcaatattttcttttaatctcTCTAACCATTTTCTTTAGTCAACTTTTCATAAAgtctttttgaaaactttttaaattttcttgcattgaaaaaatgaagaaattatgcaaatgaatttttaaaaaggatAATAACTTTTAGCATGTGCATAAAAACCATGTTTCTAAAATCTTTATACTAAAGTCAAAAATatgaatttcaaacaaaaatctataaattatttataacattttaaaattcatcaataaatataagaaaatatattttagttttctttaatggACAAAGAATTTCTACTATTatactctttttttaaataaaaatgtcaacaaaagtataaataaaattaaatataaatatacaagccaaaactacatacatacaggAGATTTCAATAGATATTAAATGTCCCCCTGCATTCTGAATTCTATTTGTCGGAGAACgctttaaactttttcaaatagttTTGAACCAAAACTACAATCATcttataacatttatttcatGCCTACACTTAAGTCATTCGTTTCCTTTTACGCATTATTTTGGAACCCTTATTATATACCATCAATAagttaagtattttgtttttgtaaacaacatTTTGAAACACTAGTACTTGAGTTTGATTACGAACGTTTTGTTAACTGAATGGTTTGGAATGAAGTGGTTGCTGTCTGTTTAAGCTTCGGGCCAAACAAAAGACCaacaatcataaaaaataataataataaagaaatacaacaaataaaaccgTCAAGACAAGAAAAGACGCATGACTTCAGAAGCAAACTTATAAGCCgcataataaaatgaaaacaaacttttactttcatttttgctggatttttttttcattgtttctttctttctttcttgttTCGATTAcgtttttttcgatttttttcatcttagttttttttgtggtttgtattttgaaagagtctttaaagttgtttaacagtgtctcaatttatttatttgtaaaaaaaggtGCAGTTGTTACCAATGCCAAGATGCTAACGATCaagttaaatattacaaaagtaTGTTAACACTCGAAAGAAAtggttagtaaattagttaaaatattattgaaaaatctattttttttttttatttaacttaaaaaaattttcctgcgaaatgtacaaaaaattttcaatttaaagagaaaaattgtaaaaatttctttattttttttttataaaatttttgttaaactttaattttatagaaacatttctataaaatttctttatgaaagtattttgttttaaattaataaatttgtttatagaaaatgtcttaTATTAatgatacttttttttaaatttcgttaattaatctttttgttgaaatatttctatatttttttaaatcaaaatttttaaattgtttctttttatattttttgataaattttcttttttcatggaaaattttgttagaaaaatgttcttaatttttttataaaaattaaaaataaatttaatactttgaaatattgttttattaagatattcgattaattttatttttatagaaaaaatattaaaaaattatattctaaaaaaaaatttttcgaaaaaaaatttattaaattttattttttattttaatgatttgttttgaattttcttttattaaaaaattaattttcttttttaatttttgtataatgtttaaacatttatttagtttttattcttttatttttcgataaattttccttttctatagaaaattgtgtttcatatagaaaattttagttacactctttatttgaaattaaaaaactgAGTTATGAAGacaagtttaaagaaaaaattgtttctatagaaaattttctataaaattttatctttcaaaaattatcgaaaattttttatacatttttttttatatttttaaaagaaaatttaacactCTTCTGAAAAAAATTCgataagtttcttttttagaaaatatttatgataaatttgtattttaaaagaaaatttttgataaaatgttttttttagaaaattttcgaaattatatttttatagataattttattaatatttttatgtagacaactttttttaaaatttgtttctatagaaatttttctataaaattttcttttttttaatattttgcattattttctcttttaatagaaacttTTCGTAAAACTAttcttttgataaaaaaaagttcGATaagtttctctttttataaaatatttgtgataaatttgtctttttaaagaaaaattttcatatatttgtcttttatagaaaatgttcaagtaattgaaaaaaaagaaaattttatttatattttatagatatttttctccttttataaacaattttcgataattttttcttttagaagaAAATATTCGAAATGTTGAGTTTTAGTAAGTTCCTAATCAAATTTTTTCTCATACATTATTTTCGGTAAgttcttcttttatagaaaattttcgataatatgtctttttataaaaaatttatctttttgtagaatattttggataaatttctgttatgatttaaaataaataaaatcgttaaatttcgtttctatagaaatatgtctataattttttttaaatatcggaAACATTCgataaatttatcttttatagaaaattgtcgttcttttatatatacttaacattattaaaaaatcgataaattattctttatataaaaaattttccataactttttcttttaatagaaaagttttgttaagtttctctttttcgaaaaaaaaaattcgttaaattttatttttttaaagaaaatgtttgttaattgtttttgataaaaaatttttttgataaactctttatttaaataattcaccCAATTGATTTTCTGCTACAATATGTCATTTAATCGAAAACGTATGTTcgttaaaacattttcagaaatatattaccgaaatatatttgtaattaataaagttttcaatttaatgttcatttatccatgttcaaataaaactttactAATAACATTTCG
This genomic window contains:
- the LOC111684283 gene encoding uncharacterized protein LOC111684283, translated to MELRINSLGFILLLTTTLIYSAGNLIAIASAEGLRLPDQQSNSVPQQQQILPQQQQHVQQIFPNQQQQQQYVQQPQQQQQFAQQPQQQQAGVGEERGRSSILSIFGLGGGESDPYLARSNSNCLSGDLSECFKTQALNSFDEIFYREQYALSDFARVVRMPETQQRSLLQEPFEYSEEPRNEDSDWDQLVKYALRRAERFIKSTALEIDVPEEFTEAGRYDARFIGNDIDSELDIIEDKHAPIIKRKKLKKMIIPLLLVLKIFKLKLLLFLPFILGIAGLKKILGLAAIILPGLFAYFKLCRPQGGPGGYNAGGGLFSGLFGSKTTFPEYSPQGVGSATYYHHHEHYDGGAGNAQYYRPDPHFSKPYGDYYSKNYAAAGNSVSFGETSAHDAAYSGYYGRNTGKDIESTQKS